The Bacteroides sp. AN502(2024) DNA segment GGTAACAGTACCAGTCTTTGGTTCTCCGCCACCTCTATCTTAGTATCACTGGCAAGTTTATTAGTAACAATCTTCAAATAATATCACTGTATGGTTGAGGAAAAGAACGAAAATCGTATGGAACAGTCTGAAGACCAGGTTAATATTCAGGAAATCCTTTTCCGCTGCCTGGTCCATTGGCCCTGGTTCGTGGTTTCGGTGATTGTGTGTATCGCTTGTGCATGGGGATACCTGCGCCTGGCAACGCCCGTTTATAATATATCCGCCACGGTCTTGATCAAGGATGACAAGAAAGGCGGCGGTACCAGCATGTCCTCCGAACTGGAAAAAATGGGACTGGACGGTTTCGTTTCTTCTTCAAGCAACGTGGACAATGAGATCGAGGTGCTGAAATCCAAGTCACTGGCAAGAGAAGTGGTCAATCATTTAGGTTTATTCGTAACTTACAAGGATGAAGACGGGTTTCCCGTCAGGGAACTTTACCGCACCTCTCCCGTGGTGGTAAGCCTGACTCCTCAGGAGGCGGACAAGCTTCCTCATCCGATGGAGGTGAATATGACCTTGCAGCCTGCCGGTTCGATGGATGTTCGGATTGCTGTAGGGGAAAAGGAATACCGGAAACAGTTTGATAAACTACCTGCCGTATTCCCTACCGATGAGGGTACGGTCGCTTTCTTTGCGAATACCGATACGCTGTCATCGGTCCGTCCGGACAGCGTGACACAGGAACGTCGTATCACCGCTTTCATCCACAGGCCTTCTTCCGTAGCGAAAGGATATGCCACTGCTCTCTCGATATCTCCCACATCGAAGATGACTTCTGTAGTGGTGATTTCATTGAAAGATTCAGAGATTCATCGTGGTAAGGATTTCATCAACAAGTTGCTCGAGATGTATAATGTGAATGCGAATAATGACAAGAATGAGGTTGCCCAGAGAACGGCGGAGTTCATCGATGAGCGTATCGGCATTATTTCCAGGGAACTTGGCAGTACGGAACAGGACCTGGAGAACTTCAAGCGTAGCGCGGGGATTACGGATCTGAGCAGTGAGGCACAAATAGCCTTGACGGGAAATGCCGAATACGAGAAGAAGCGGGTGGAGAACCAGACCCAGATCAATCTGGTGATGGATCTGCAACGCTATATGAAAGGTTCGGAATACGAAGTATTGCCCAGCAATATCGGACTGCAGGATGCCGCATTGGCGGGTGCGATAGACAGATACAATGAGATGCTTGTCGAGAGGAAACGCCTGCTCCGCACCTCTACCGAGAGCAACCCTACGATCATCAATCTGGATACGGGTATCCGTGCGATGCGTAGCAATGTTCAGGCTACGTTGGATGCGACCTTGAAAGGACTGCAGATCACCCGGGAAGACCTTGCCCGTGAGGCTAACCGCTATTCGCGTCGTATCAGTGACGCCCCTACTCAGGAACGCCGTTTCGTGAGCATCGCCCGCCAGCAGGAGATCAAGGCAGGCCTTTATCTGATGCTGCTTCAAAAACGTGAGGAGAACGCCATCACCCTGGCCGCTACCGCGAACAATGCCAAGACGATCGATGAGGCGCTGGCGGATGACGATCCGGTTTCTCCAAAGGGACTGATGGTGTACTTTATTGCTTTAATCGCAGGAGTGGGTCTTCCTGCCGGTATCATCTATCTGATCGGCTTGACCCGCTTCAAGATCGAGGGACGTTCGGATGTCGAGAAGCTGACCTCTCTTCCTGTGATCGGTGATATCCCGCTGGCGGATGAGAAGTCCGGTTCCATCGCCGTATTCGAGAATCAGAACAACCTGATGAGCGAGACCTTCCGTAATGTGCGTACGAACCTCCAGTTCATGCTTGAGAACGGAAAGAATGTGATTCTGGTGACCTCCACCATCAGCGGTGAGGGCAAATCCTTCGTCTCGTCGAATCTGGCAGTCAGC contains these protein-coding regions:
- a CDS encoding GumC family protein, producing MVEEKNENRMEQSEDQVNIQEILFRCLVHWPWFVVSVIVCIACAWGYLRLATPVYNISATVLIKDDKKGGGTSMSSELEKMGLDGFVSSSSNVDNEIEVLKSKSLAREVVNHLGLFVTYKDEDGFPVRELYRTSPVVVSLTPQEADKLPHPMEVNMTLQPAGSMDVRIAVGEKEYRKQFDKLPAVFPTDEGTVAFFANTDTLSSVRPDSVTQERRITAFIHRPSSVAKGYATALSISPTSKMTSVVVISLKDSEIHRGKDFINKLLEMYNVNANNDKNEVAQRTAEFIDERIGIISRELGSTEQDLENFKRSAGITDLSSEAQIALTGNAEYEKKRVENQTQINLVMDLQRYMKGSEYEVLPSNIGLQDAALAGAIDRYNEMLVERKRLLRTSTESNPTIINLDTGIRAMRSNVQATLDATLKGLQITREDLAREANRYSRRISDAPTQERRFVSIARQQEIKAGLYLMLLQKREENAITLAATANNAKTIDEALADDDPVSPKGLMVYFIALIAGVGLPAGIIYLIGLTRFKIEGRSDVEKLTSLPVIGDIPLADEKSGSIAVFENQNNLMSETFRNVRTNLQFMLENGKNVILVTSTISGEGKSFVSSNLAVSLSLLGKKVVIVGLDIRKPGLNKVFKLSTKERGITQFLTNPSMDLMELVQPSDVNRNLFILPGGTVPPNPTELLARDGLDKAIEILKKNFDYIILDTAPVGMVTDTLLIARVADLSVYVCRADYTHKAEFTLINELSENKKLPNPGIAINGLDLNTRKYGYYYGYGKYGKYYGYGKRYGYGYGHGEKHAE